The sequence GGAAACATTAAAAGGAAAATACTAAACATTAATGTGCTTTCTGAAATGAATgagtgaatcaccacatttgcaagaacataaataataaagtctgaaacaaaactgaaaactCTAGCTCCTCCTCACCCAATAAATACACCTTAGGTGACCTAACATTCTACAGAATTGCACAGAATCCAGTTACATTAAACCATCATGTTTTACCCAACAGACAAACACAAGCAGCCCACACATCTCCCATTCATTTGACAGAAACATAGCATTCAACCATttcaatttttcttcttttttcgcTCTTTTCAAAAATATGTACATCTTTAGGCAAATCTGTGAAGTACTTCATCTGATTCTACTAAGACAGGAAAGGGTGGCCTGACTGAATCAGTTGTTTTAGTGCTTTGATGAAGAGAAACAGACTAAATGCCCCTTTTATACAAAAAGACAACTTTAAGCCATCCACGGATCAAATAAGGCCAAGTTAGACAGCTTTGAGACTATTCATAGATCATAGTaatagaaacaacataatagACACCATGGCTGCTCATCTGCCTTTTAtcactttctttaatgtttttttttttttttaaatcactttctGTTGGTGTTCACTATTGGAATATCACTTGTGCTGCTGCATGTTGGGACACCAAATAGGACAACTTGTTCACTCAGCTCTGGGTACATAGAGTTAATATCAGATTTGTGTTCACGGTTTCTCACCATCTGTCTCAGTCTGGTCCCCGGTCCCCtgctcacacactcattcacaccaGCACATCCAGCTCTAAAAGCGAAGCAGCAGGGTAGCTTATTCAATGCTTACAAATCTCCACAATATACAAATCATTGTCAAAAATGTAAGAATCAGCAATAAACATCAttcagatatacagtatattaaatcagccttgatttttttttttcttacattatttTTCCAGTTACGGCTTAACAGAGTAAAAAGACTTCCTTCATTTTTTGAGTATCATTAATGGAAATCAACAGCGTGTtctgccatcttttcactttttcattcattcttaacTAAAGCAAATGGGAAGTAAAAATATTTGAGTCTTTAACATGCTCCCCTGAGGTCCGAAAGCTTGAGTCATCCAGTTAGATTAGGTCATTAAGAAAACAAACATCGAGATGTCTAGACTGACTTTAGGAAGGCCAAAAGACAGAGTGGTTGGATTAGGGAGCAAGACGGACTCAAAATGGACAGCAGCGTGGGATTTGTTCACTTGACGTGACTTAAAGGAGAGTGGCTGCGCCCCTTGTAATAGAGTTCTACATTCAGTCCCTTAAGACTGAGAAGCTGATGACGATAAACAGATGATAAGAAGGCCTGTGCTGGTACATTCATCAAAGACCAAAGATCCGATTTCATCTGGAGCATCCTTTACATGCCAACAGATCCAGTTCAGTGAGTAAAGGAGGGAAGGAGCTGAAACATTTCTGAGGATCTTTTTCTGGAGGACATTCATTTTACTTTAAAGATGAGACTGGAAAGTTGCATTTAAAGTTTTAACATTAAAGGACACATTTTGTACAATCTTAGAAAACCAATCAGGCCCTTTTCACTTCAGTTTCCTTTAAGAAGATGGCAATGGAGATTTCTGAATAGATCTTTGTAACTTGACCAGTAGTTACACAAAGGAGTTTTGCACAGTCACCAACCCATGAACTTCTGAtgactttacttttatttttaaggattctttttTGTTATCCCACTCTTTCTCCTGTCATGCACTCCACTGGAGTCCCGCTATTCTGCCGGAGTGAGGACAGAAACCAAAGGTGATGTGGCGAGCTCAGGCAGTTGGCATTTCCAGCAGGATTTATTTTGGGGTCCCGAGCTTCTTTGGGGTTCCCGGGCGCTTACGCTCCCATAGGTGGCCGGGAATGGTAAAGGCATCCACTCTCATGGACATGGTCTTGGACGGGATAGTTGTAAACTGCTTGCGGTCAGAGCTGTACTTGTAAATCGATTCCACCATAGTGAGATTGATAACACGTGGCCCGACACCTACGAGTCGAACCATCTCCTCTGTCTCAGGGTTCATGGTGTAAACTGCCCGGAATTGACAGCTGGCGTCCCGAAACAGAATGAGGAAATGGTTTGCAGGGCTTTTCTCCATTTCCTTTTGCAGTCAAGAAGGAAATACAAATGGACAGAGCAGACCATTACATCATGCATTCAAATGCCCCATGCAAATATCTGTTGGCTGTCTGCAGAGAGTCATGAGATCCCAGAGTGTACCAAAGACTGATAGATCACTCACCTCTACAATCTTGTTTTTCTGTGGTTCGTTGACCTTGCCTGCCAAACAACAGCGAGAGATGGCATTATGGATAATGAACTTATTGGACTTGAAGCTTGGCTCCTTGTAGAGTTTCGGTCCTGAAATGGAAGTGCAAAAATGAATGCCATTGTTTAAAACACAACAGATCAAAGTAAGTTTTTGATCACATGAACTAATGTAAATGATCTTAAAACTCAAATGGTACTTGCTCATGCAAAACTTGCAATCCACTATGCCAATACATTGCTAGATGGTTACTAGGTTGTTCACTGTATATATATTGCGGTATTGAGATATGGCTTGAGTTTATGAAAGTCACAGGATTTGCTGTGTCACTTATCACCAAACTATGTCCAATAAGTAGTTCACCAAATTTAACACGTGAGGTTGTTGGAATGCCTAACCCCAAAAATGAGAAAATGCTTTACACTAAGCACCACTAACCAAACTACAAATCGTGTAATTTTTTAGATTACCAGTATATTCTGGGATGGAGGCTGCGGATGAAATAGTAGATTCATTTTCCCAGTCCCCATTCTGTGCAGCAAGACGGCCTGGAGACAGCAGTCTGGATGGTGAATGAGAACGACTGTGGGAAGGAATAAATGTTCAGAGATGGTCACAATAAGGAGCAGGTGTTTTACCAGACAAAACATATAAAGATTAGATTTACCTTGGAGATTTTCTGACAGTTAGCGTCCCATTGTCATTGGCCATGGAGGACAGATTCGTTGTTGAATGGGAGTAAACTTTATTTAGTCTAGAACCTGAGAAAGAAGAGTTGATATCGCATGTGTCTTTCCAACTGTGATTACCAATGGAAAGGAAACAAGCTTCCTGATGATCAATAACTTACCCATAAACCCTTTGGCTGGGCTGCGGGAGAGGTCAGAGTCATCTCTGAACACTGTTTTGGGCCTCTGCTTCTTGACGCCTCTTACTGTAGTGGGTTTCTGGCGGAGTACTTTATCTAAATCCTCCATTATTTTTAGCTGATGTCGCCGTTCATACTCCTGGCGGGTGAAGTCTCCACGCCGCTGAGGAGTGCCCTCTGGTGGAGGGGTGCGTGGAGGCGGAGGGGTAGAAGGAGTTTGgggtctctcctctcctctgcgaGACTCATCCATTGAAGATGACCTACTGTTACATTTATAGACAGCATTGATAAAGGTCACACTGTCCAAATGGTTATACAGGGATTAACATATTGAGTTTGAGTGCATTAGAtggcatataaaaaaaacttaccaCCACCTACATACATACAGTTGCAAGAGGTGGGTGGTTGCTAGCTAGTAACTGCCCAAAGTTAAAAAGACACCACAACCAGAAAATACTTAGTGGTAATACTCTTAATAGCATTATAACTAGGTTTATTACACTGTAATAACATATGGCTCAGGCCCATCCTTCAATGAAAGACTATCCTCTAAGAAAGTAAAATTAAACATCTTCTCACTAATCCTAAATATTTAGAGGCCTCATTATTACTACACATAGCTGTCACTTTCCACACTTTGTTGGTAAGCCTTACCTTggctccctctctctttcttgctcCTGTCTTCGTCTCTTGATCTCCTCTGCTCTCTTTTGTTGTTTCTCAAGTAATGCTGCTCTTCTCCTCTCCATCTCATCCTCCGGTCGAGCTTCATCCTGCTAAAGAGTTTCAGGGAGTTAAATAAAGACTACAACTTTTAGGCTAAATGTCTCCAAATTTAACGTGATTCTCCCCTAACCTTGAAGAAGAATCCAACTCCACCACTAATTTCTGGCTCTGTTTGGTCACTCATTGAATCTGAGAAGTTATCCTGGCTCTGATCGGCTCCTTCACCCTCCAATGCTTTGAGAGAGGACAGTGAGATCTCGATAAGGCTTTTGTGCTTGCCATTGAAACCTGCTGCAGAAGGGTCACTCTCAAAGGAGCACTCAGAAGGAGCTCCTGAGCTGCTGCCGCCACCCTGGCGATCCTTTCGGGCCAGAACCTGTGAAGATCCGCTATCCAGTTCCATACTGAAGATTGTATGGTCCTCACTGGAGCCTGTGTCTGAAATGTTGTCGTCTGTTCTAGCCAGGGACGAAGCTGAGCGGGACTCACTCTGACTGGAGGTACCTATGCTGAAAGAGGATGAGTTCTGATCCCTGCATTGCCACGGGGACACTCTTCGCAAATGAGGGATGTTGTCCACATTTTGAGGGAGAGTTATAACTCTTGTTGAAGCAGGAGTCTTGAGCTCTGCAGGCCGAGGGTGGTGATGCAGTTTGGGGCTCTTTGGAGGTGCAGACTGTGCCCTACGGTGGGATGATGGTGATTTGGGGGGAGCGGTGTGATTTGCAATCTTGCGAGATGGGGAAGGAGAGGAGGAGGCAGAGGAGAGGTTGCGATTGGACTCTCTTGACAAACGAGAAGATGCAGCTGTTGAGGGTTTGGAGCTGGGTGGGACGCCACTGGCCTGGTTGTTAGGAGCTACCTTCTTCTTCATCAGCTGGTTCTGCTGCTCCGAGAGACGCTGCATATCGTTTTGGAGAGAATTGAGAGCAGCACTTAGTTTAGACACAGCGTTGTTGTAATTTCCCAGTGGGGCCGTGTCTTTTCCACCAGGAATTCCTACTCCAGCTTTTTCTTTCTCTACTGGATTGTCCTGTTGGACATGGGACTTGATATTCCCCTCTTCTTCTACTGAGGGGCCCTTTTTCAACTGTTCCTGCTGTTGCTCATCCTGCTCCTCCTCGCTCTCTAAACGTGCCAGTTTCTCCTCCAGTGCCAAACGGCTGAGGTCATTTTCTATGGAGGAGGTGCCAACCTCCCCTTGACGTCCTTCCTCACCATCCCCATCCTCCTGCTCCTTCTTTAACTTTAGGAAGGCACTTTTGCCCAGCCGCTGCCTGTGTTTGGCAAAGATGGCTTCTATACGTTTCTTCTGTGCCTCAATGGCCTTCCGCTTCTCCTCCAGCCTCGCCCCCAGCTCTGACATTTCAGTGCTGACAGCAGGACTCTTACTGGGACTCTCTTCTAATTTCTTGGCCCATGTAGTCATTTGTGGTGCCTGTGGTTCACTGGGTTGTACCTGCTCTGGAACAAGTTTCTTCTTCCGTTCGGCAAAATTGGTCATCCTAACACCGCTATCCGGTGTCTTTTCACAACGTGGTTCTGTTATGAGAGGACCCGAAGCGGGTGTGGCAGGAGTAGAATGAATTTTTGGAAGATCTTCTGAGGCATCTGAATCCATGCTTCCATCTCTTAACACGGAGTCGTCATCTCTGGATCCCTCTGAGGGGTGTCTGGTGCGGCTGGGCTCTGGTGGGACTCCTGAGGATCGGTTGTAGAGCATTCCTGAACGGGATGGTGCTGAAGAGCTGAGTGTCATTGGGCTCCCATTGAGTCTAGCATTTGCTGGATCATCCAGTGAATGCAGGTAGAAAACATCGGGAGCCCCGTCCGGGTGAAGGCGAGGCTCCATCTTCTCCTCGTTGTGGATGATCTGCAGTGCCTCTTCAATTGTTGGTAGCTCTCCTGTTTCACTATCATCAATGCCGTTCTCTTCAGCCAGCAATGGACGAGTTTGAGTGGCCCAGGAAGCTCTTTGAGGGCCATTAGGCCCAGGAGCCTTACTCAGCAAGTGGCTGAGGTCCTCTGGAGGCGTGTAGGGGTCACGTGTCATGGATTGACCAGCAGGATTAAGATTGTCCGAACTGACAGACCGAGTTATAACCGGGTTCCCCATCACAATGTCCACATCACTATCCAGTCCAAAAGGAATACTAAAGGACACAGCAGACAAGGGACGGCTGAAGAgccatgaagaaaaaaagataaattcatctgaaaaaaaaaaaatgaataagacgCATAAAACACTGATGTACCTTACCTTAGTGGTTTCTTAGTCCACGTTCGTCCTGCTGTCTCTACATGAGACATTGAGGTAGACTGAGTCAGAGATCCTGGTCACAgagacaacacaaacacacacatgactgGATGACACATTCAACATGCAAACACAGACCATGTGATTGTTCCTTTATGTTCCTACTACATTACAAAGAATGGGAAACACACATAATGGCAACTGATGACTCAGGACAGAGTGACAGCACGTTTTCCTCACCTGTTGCTGCAGTCACAGGGCAAGAGATGGGCAGGAAAGGCCTCTTGAAGATAGATGGAGAACCACTTGCACATAAAAGACAAGTAAAAGTTTCAGCCTTGATTTTTATAAAGGCACATTTAGGTTGAAAATTAGATTGGGTATAATTTTGTGCATTCTTAGCAAAATATATATGTGGCTTTTaaaaaaccaaatacaaaaaatgtactCTGTTGTACCTATTGCTGGACCCACTGTTGCCATTGCTGGTCCTTTCAGATGTTtctacaagaaaaagaaaaaaaagtactttaactTACATATCCCTTTTTAACAGACTGTCACTGAAGAAATCTAAAAAAGACATACAAATTTACAAATCTACAGGAAAATAAACCATTCACTCATCAAGACATGCACTTACCAGTGAGCTCGGAGTCCTGGAGAGGCTGAACAAACTCTGGCTTTGAGACCTCGAACCAATACAAGAGCTCTGCCAGAAAGATCAGTATGTTTGTctagaaagagagaaaaatacaCAACATATAAAATACCATAGTATGTCCCACAGTACTACTTAATTATTACAAAAATCATAATGGTCTCGTCTCATCCTCATGTTTTAAATAAGGTTTCTATATAC comes from Carassius auratus strain Wakin chromosome 3, ASM336829v1, whole genome shotgun sequence and encodes:
- the LOC113049361 gene encoding calmodulin-regulated spectrin-associated protein 3-like, which produces MVDSNAMRKTFVVPDIKPLDQYDLTRARICASVGWLLGKSYGNAENVPVELRDPFYCDQYEQEHLKPPVTRLLLSPELYCRTYGLLLGGSPGAEGPPKDIPALLQVLGRKGLAPKDQNAPVTEAELRQKPIKMSVHLELIDALMAVGAMEMVSRVLASGGSELLGTDASWDRALLYWVNTLNQKLKEQTEGTLNDASQPSTEPQPVQPSCPTRWYWKLVPIRYRKDRMQSKLKPYFPVVNEVKDLSNGCAIAAVIHYYCPGLLRLEDVCMKDSMSVADSLYNLQLIREFCDSCLKSCCPLALEDLLYSPAQLKTNILIFLAELLYWFEVSKPEFVQPLQDSELTETSERTSNGNSGSSNSGSPSIFKRPFLPISCPVTAATGSLTQSTSMSHVETAGRTWTKKPLSRPLSAVSFSIPFGLDSDVDIVMGNPVITRSVSSDNLNPAGQSMTRDPYTPPEDLSHLLSKAPGPNGPQRASWATQTRPLLAEENGIDDSETGELPTIEEALQIIHNEEKMEPRLHPDGAPDVFYLHSLDDPANARLNGSPMTLSSSAPSRSGMLYNRSSGVPPEPSRTRHPSEGSRDDDSVLRDGSMDSDASEDLPKIHSTPATPASGPLITEPRCEKTPDSGVRMTNFAERKKKLVPEQVQPSEPQAPQMTTWAKKLEESPSKSPAVSTEMSELGARLEEKRKAIEAQKKRIEAIFAKHRQRLGKSAFLKLKKEQEDGDGEEGRQGEVGTSSIENDLSRLALEEKLARLESEEEQDEQQQEQLKKGPSVEEEGNIKSHVQQDNPVEKEKAGVGIPGGKDTAPLGNYNNAVSKLSAALNSLQNDMQRLSEQQNQLMKKKVAPNNQASGVPPSSKPSTAASSRLSRESNRNLSSASSSPSPSRKIANHTAPPKSPSSHRRAQSAPPKSPKLHHHPRPAELKTPASTRVITLPQNVDNIPHLRRVSPWQCRDQNSSSFSIGTSSQSESRSASSLARTDDNISDTGSSEDHTIFSMELDSGSSQVLARKDRQGGGSSSGAPSECSFESDPSAAGFNGKHKSLIEISLSSLKALEGEGADQSQDNFSDSMSDQTEPEISGGVGFFFKQDEARPEDEMERRRAALLEKQQKRAEEIKRRRQEQEREREPSRSSSMDESRRGEERPQTPSTPPPPRTPPPEGTPQRRGDFTRQEYERRHQLKIMEDLDKVLRQKPTTVRGVKKQRPKTVFRDDSDLSRSPAKGFMGSRLNKVYSHSTTNLSSMANDNGTLTVRKSPSRSHSPSRLLSPGRLAAQNGDWENESTISSAASIPEYTGPKLYKEPSFKSNKFIIHNAISRCCLAGKVNEPQKNKIVEEMEKSPANHFLILFRDASCQFRAVYTMNPETEEMVRLVGVGPRVINLTMVESIYKYSSDRKQFTTIPSKTMSMRVDAFTIPGHLWERKRPGTPKKLGTPK